A window from Planctomycetota bacterium encodes these proteins:
- a CDS encoding bifunctional sulfate adenylyltransferase/adenylylsulfate kinase, giving the protein MPSHLIAPHGGRLMNLMVTPDRAKELKGLAVKAASWTLTPRQTCDLELLLNGGFSPLDGFLCRKDYEGVCSAMRLADGTLWPIPITLDVTEEMAGKLQPGQLLFLRDLEGVALAAVHVSEIWTPDRPQEAQQVYGTTNAEHPAVAHLLKRSNPVYVGGRVEGLQLPAHYDFVPLRQTPAELRERFVALGWRRVVAFQTRNPLHRAHVELTFRAASQLEANLLIHPVVGMTKPGDVDHYTRVRCYRAALRHYPQNTAMLSLLPLAMRMGGPREAVWHAIIRKNYGCTHLIVGRDHAGPGKDSAGRPFYGPYDAQDLILKHERELGITPVPFKAMLYVEDLDRYLPEDEVPAGARTKDLSGTELRDRLMDGRDIPAWFSFPEVIAELRRTHPPRSKQGFTVFFTGLPSSGKSTLANVLLVKLLEIGGRPVTLLDGDIVRTHLSSELGFSKEHRDINIRRIGFVASEITKNGGIAICAPIAPYDTTRKDVRAAIEAGGGFILVHVSTPVEVCEQRDRKGLYAKARAGLVKEFTGVSDPYEVPQDADLAIDTSDITPEEGAQAVILHLERKGYIATSR; this is encoded by the coding sequence ATGCCCTCGCATCTCATCGCCCCGCATGGCGGCAGGCTCATGAACCTGATGGTCACGCCCGACCGTGCGAAGGAGCTCAAGGGCCTGGCGGTCAAGGCCGCCTCGTGGACCCTCACGCCCCGGCAGACCTGCGACCTCGAGCTGCTGCTCAACGGCGGCTTCTCGCCGCTCGACGGCTTCCTGTGCCGGAAGGACTACGAGGGCGTGTGCTCGGCGATGCGCCTGGCCGACGGCACCCTCTGGCCCATTCCGATCACCCTGGACGTCACCGAGGAGATGGCGGGCAAGCTCCAGCCGGGCCAGTTGCTCTTCCTGCGCGACCTCGAGGGGGTGGCCCTGGCCGCCGTGCACGTCTCCGAAATCTGGACGCCCGACCGCCCGCAGGAGGCGCAACAGGTCTACGGCACGACGAACGCCGAGCACCCGGCCGTGGCGCACCTGCTCAAGCGGTCCAATCCCGTCTACGTCGGCGGGCGGGTCGAGGGGCTCCAGCTTCCCGCCCACTACGACTTCGTGCCGCTGCGCCAGACGCCGGCCGAGCTGCGCGAGCGCTTCGTGGCCCTCGGTTGGCGCCGGGTGGTGGCCTTCCAGACCCGCAACCCGCTGCACCGCGCGCACGTCGAGCTCACCTTCCGCGCCGCCAGCCAGCTCGAGGCCAACCTGCTCATCCACCCCGTGGTGGGCATGACCAAGCCGGGCGACGTGGACCACTACACCCGCGTGCGCTGCTACCGCGCCGCGCTCCGCCACTACCCGCAGAACACCGCCATGCTCAGCCTGCTGCCCCTGGCCATGCGCATGGGCGGCCCCCGCGAGGCCGTCTGGCACGCCATCATCCGCAAGAACTACGGCTGCACCCACCTCATCGTCGGCCGCGACCACGCCGGGCCGGGCAAGGACTCGGCTGGTCGGCCCTTCTACGGCCCCTACGATGCGCAGGATTTGATCCTGAAGCACGAGCGCGAGCTGGGCATCACCCCCGTGCCGTTCAAGGCCATGCTCTACGTCGAGGACCTCGACCGCTACCTGCCCGAGGACGAGGTGCCGGCCGGCGCGCGCACGAAGGACCTCTCGGGCACCGAGCTGCGCGACCGCCTGATGGACGGGCGCGACATCCCCGCCTGGTTCTCGTTCCCCGAGGTGATCGCCGAACTACGCCGCACCCACCCGCCGCGCTCGAAGCAGGGCTTCACCGTCTTCTTCACGGGCCTGCCCAGCTCCGGAAAGTCCACCCTCGCCAACGTGCTGCTCGTGAAGCTCCTCGAGATCGGCGGCCGGCCGGTCACGCTGCTCGACGGCGACATCGTGCGCACCCACCTCTCGAGCGAACTCGGCTTCTCGAAGGAGCACCGCGACATCAACATCCGGCGCATCGGCTTCGTGGCCTCGGAGATCACGAAGAACGGCGGCATCGCCATCTGCGCCCCGATCGCCCCCTACGACACCACGCGCAAGGACGTGCGCGCGGCCATCGAGGCCGGCGGCGGGTTCATCCTCGTCCACGTCTCCACCCCCGTGGAGGTCTGCGAGCAGCGCGACCGCAAGGGCCTCTACGCCAAGGCCCGGGCCGGCCTCGTCAAGGAGTTCACCGGCGTCTCCGACCCCTACGAGGTGCCGCAGGATGCCGACCTGGCGATCGACACCAGCGACATCACGCCCGAGGAGGGCGCCCAGGCCGTCATCCTGCACCTGGAGAGGAAAGGCTACATCGCCACGAGCCGGTGA
- a CDS encoding amidohydrolase family protein: MARFRCFDVHVHMDLGTDIDRVAAEARRLGCRLGISSCGAMFHQPGNDAVAAAIERHPDVVVGFGYVALGRGDGPATVRQLHAQGFRALKVIAPKRSYDDKSFYPIYAQAEKLGMPILFHTGVLARMDVWGAQHGWAEMARLDWPRLDISSDRMRPMCLDAIARAFPGLNLIMAHFLSLGRRDEAAALLVHHPNVYADLTTPSCADTKARVKAYARILRDCWPFTDYRKLLFGTDFFTHLSGTKRLAAGIRAIGLLLDELKVPKEVRAAIMGGTAERLVGI; the protein is encoded by the coding sequence GTGGCGCGCTTCCGCTGCTTCGACGTGCACGTGCACATGGACCTGGGTACCGACATTGACCGTGTGGCGGCCGAGGCCCGCCGCCTGGGCTGCCGCCTCGGCATCTCGTCGTGCGGAGCGATGTTTCACCAGCCCGGCAACGACGCCGTGGCCGCCGCCATCGAGCGGCATCCCGACGTGGTGGTCGGCTTCGGCTACGTGGCCCTCGGGCGCGGCGACGGGCCGGCCACGGTCCGCCAGTTGCACGCGCAGGGCTTCCGCGCCCTCAAGGTCATCGCCCCCAAGCGAAGCTACGACGACAAGAGCTTCTACCCCATCTACGCGCAAGCCGAGAAGCTGGGCATGCCCATCCTCTTCCACACAGGCGTCCTGGCCCGGATGGATGTTTGGGGGGCGCAGCACGGCTGGGCGGAAATGGCCAGGCTCGACTGGCCGCGGCTGGACATCTCAAGCGACCGCATGCGCCCGATGTGTCTGGATGCCATCGCGCGCGCCTTTCCCGGCCTCAACCTCATCATGGCCCACTTCCTCAGCCTCGGCCGCCGCGACGAGGCCGCGGCGCTCCTTGTCCACCACCCCAACGTCTACGCCGACCTCACCACCCCCTCGTGCGCGGACACGAAGGCGCGGGTGAAGGCCTACGCCCGAATCCTGCGCGACTGCTGGCCGTTCACCGACTACCGCAAGCTGCTCTTCGGCACTGACTTCTTCACCCACCTCTCGGGCACGAAGCGCCTGGCGGCCGGCATCCGGGCCATCGGCCTGCTCCTCGACGAGTTGAAGGTGCCGAAAGAGGTGCGCGCCGCCATCATGGGCGGCACGGCCGAACGCCTCGTGGGCATCTAG